From Pseudorasbora parva isolate DD20220531a chromosome 25, ASM2467924v1, whole genome shotgun sequence, one genomic window encodes:
- the LOC137064860 gene encoding histone H2B-like, with protein sequence MPEPAKSAPKKGSKKAVTKTAAKGGKKRRKSRKESYAIYVYKVLKQVHPDTGISSKAMGIMNSFVNDIFERIAGEASRLAHYNKRSTITSREIQTAVRLLLPGELAKHAVSEGTKAVTKYTSSK encoded by the coding sequence ATGCCTGAACCAGCGAAGTCCGCGCCTAAGAAGGGCTCCAAGAAGGCCGTCACCAAGACCGCCGCTAAGGGAGGAAAGAAGCGCAGAAAGTCCAGGAAGGAGAGCTACGCCATCTATGTGTACAAAGTGCTGAAGCAGGTTCATCCTGACACCGGCATCTCCTCCAAGGCGATGGGCATCATGAACTCTTTCGTCAACGACATCTTCGAGCGCATCGCCGGTGAGGCGTCTCGTCTGGCGCACTACAACAAGCGCTCCACCATCACTTCCAGAGAGATCCAGACCGCCGTGCGTCTGCTTCTGCCCGGAGAGCTGGCCAAACACGCCGTGTCCGAGGGCACAAAGGCCGTCACCAAATACACCAGCTCCAAGTGA